The DNA segment GTCGCGTCTTCACCGGCTGCAACATTGAGAATGTTGCCTTGACACCCGGCAGCTGTGCCGAACGCACAGCTCTGGTGAAGGGCATCAGTGAGGGTTTCAAGTGCTACGATGCTGGCGCCGTGGTTGCTTATCATGAGTCTGGCTTCACCACACCATGCGGCGTTTGTCGGCAGTTCATCAATGAGTTTGCCAAATCGGATATACCCATCTACATTGGCCAGGCACCGGAGGTGAGCAGCAAGGTGCCCGCATTCAATGATGACGACGAGGTGCTGGTCACCTCCATCTATCATCTGTTACCACATAGCTTCACAgtgttcaaataaaaaatttgtgaaatgtaTGCGATATTGTGATAAAATTGGGACcaggaaataataaaaagataatattaaatattgaattggACTTTTTAAtcgaatattttaaacatatttaataactgGTTGCCCAGAGCCATAGACATCATACTCGCTAAGTGTAGCAAATGGCGTCACTGCCTCATGGACCAACAGAGGCTTCACATCCGTCGTATCGTACTCGATGTACTCCTTGTTCAACTTGGGATCCAAGTAGTTGGCCTGCACCTCGGTGATCAAGCCAGTGTGCGGCACACGTGCGATCTGACACTGATACTCCAAGCGACGTTTAGTGCAATCCTTTGCGGCAGTCTCATCGCACATTATCTCATCCGCTTCACGCGCAACCGGAACCACAGCAGGCGCATGCTGTGACCAGTTCCAAAAGGTAATGTTGTCGTGAACAGCAATGCTGGCCTGTACATCCTGCGGTGACATGTGCACATAGGACAGATTGTATGTAGTTGCGCCTGGGTCCAAATACTTAGTATAACTTGGCTTCGAGCGATCGATGGTGACTTTGGTGGTCTCCACCGGTGTGGGCATTTGTATGGGCAGTGGATCGGCTTCAAACGGCAGCTCAGTGTGCGTATAAGTGTCCTGGCTGACGCTGGTCATTGGTTTGATTTTTCGCTTAACAAAACGCAAGTTGCCCTCCTCGAAGCGCTTCATAAACTGCGTCTTCATGTTGAGCGAGGGATTCCGTAAGATAAACGGATCACAGTActgcaaaaaggaaaatgtgTTAGTAAGAATACAAGAACACCAATTGAGTGAGCTGCTCACCTTCCAGGTATAATTGTCGGCCACTTCGGATAGCTGCTTGTCGTGCATCAACTTATCACGGACATAGACACCTTTGTTGGTGCACTCGACTGGAGCACTCAGTTTATTGCCCTGCCGTGTGTCCGTAATGTGTCGATGTCCGCGATAGGTTGATGTACGCCAATCCGGCAAACGAGGTCCTGCCGGCTTCTTGGCATCGAAGCAACCAAACTCATCCATGATTTCACAACTatttaaatcgaaaattacaactatatatacactatataaAACTAGTTAAAATGCaacgaaaatttaaattaagaatctATACGGTtggtatgtaaataaattttgagaGCGTTACTTGTTGCTAGTTGTCCTGACAACATATGGCATTAGCAACAGAGCTGTGTTCCACAATTTATTGACAACTTTCAATCAGCTTGTTTGTATAtagtttttccattttatatatattttgcaatgcTTGTACAATAGTAAAGTTTTGATAAAGGAATGCACGTTATACAATGTATACATTATAAGCGATTTGTTtcacaaacaaattcatattCGGTAATCATAAACTGCATGcgtataaaatacaaatgcgaTGCGATAGCtcatatgtttgtatatataaatgatattttgTAGATTAGTAATGATAATAAAACTGTTTGCTTAGCAATAACCAAATTGATTTACTCCTTGGGGGCGCTTGGCTAACATATGGTATGTAAACAAGGTGCAGGCGATAATACCAagtcaacatcaacaacatcctCGCTTTCTCAGGCAATTTCCTTGAGGGCCAAAAGCGATTGGCGCAAATAGTCGTATTGGTTTTTGGCATGCTTAATCTCCAGCTCCGAGAGCTCAACGAGACTGTAAAATGAATAACATTATTAATCAAAGTGCTTAAAATACTTCAAAGCTCTTACCTCTTTTTAAAGGCAGCAACACGTCGATTGCGGAAGCCAATCAGTTCCTCCTTTCCGCAAGCGGACATAGATTCGAACTTCTCGCAAGCCTCCGCCTGTGCAGTTTCAGCCTGAATAATAGAACCATAAATTAGTATAAATTTCTGCACAAAATCGAGTCAAGACATAGCAAAGGCATGCTAAGATTATTTGTGTGTAACATGCGACAATTGCAACTCGTTTAACTACAAGTATTTTGTGATTGTTTTGGGATTAAGAGATTACACAATACTAGATGCTAAGATGACCAATTTAATGTTAACCATAAATGCCAAATACCTCTTGCACCTCCAAAGGCTGCTCAGCGGAAGACAAGAACAACCACAAACGCACAGAAGAGACacaacgaaagagagagagaaatgcgagagaaagagcaatGTGAAGTTGTGAAAAGTGGTtggaaatttgaattaaataaatgccacATCATCCATTCCATTTTTTCAAATCAGAAATAGataatacaaaagcaaaaaagtaaTCCTCGGCACACCGAAGTCTTAGTATCCATTAGGCAATAACTCTAAAGAATTTGGTTAAATTATCGGACATATGTGAGATATTTTAGAGTTATTGTCTGCATGAAGATATTGGATTAGAATTTGCTGCCAAGCACCGTGAGCATAAGagaatcaaaatcaaattgaaatattaaatgcagCTACTCTCTATCCTAATAAGCTTTACCGCATGTACATCTTTGTTCTTGGATCGCGCCTTCTCCAAGTTGCGATTGGCCGTCTCATAGGCTGCCAAGCAGCGAAGGCGGCGAATCAACAACGCCTTCGCTGCATCGCTGTCACGTTGATAATAGCGCAGAGTATCGCCCAGTTTCAGATCCTGATCGCTGGCCACACGTGTCTCCAGATTCTGTAAAATTTATTGGGCAATTAGCGAACATTTGGTATTGTTAAATTCATTGACCTACCTTGATGCGTTCAAATACTTCAGCAGCCTTAGCCACAAAGGTTTCGACGTTGCCCTTCTCAGTTG comes from the Drosophila sulfurigaster albostrigata strain 15112-1811.04 chromosome 2L, ASM2355843v2, whole genome shotgun sequence genome and includes:
- the LOC133835331 gene encoding cytidine deaminase, which gives rise to MNYMEQLQELQTEVDKRQGPQDGRYSITESLKLPHPIKSPEYTIRFADLDNCGRELLEDALNARCNAYAPYSKFKVGAAFRTKCGRVFTGCNIENVALTPGSCAERTALVKGISEGFKCYDAGAVVAYHESGFTTPCGVCRQFINEFAKSDIPIYIGQAPEVSSKVPAFNDDDEVLVTSIYHLLPHSFTVFK
- the LOC133835328 gene encoding uncharacterized protein LOC133835328, with product MDEFGCFDAKKPAGPRLPDWRTSTYRGHRHITDTRQGNKLSAPVECTNKGVYVRDKLMHDKQLSEVADNYTWKYCDPFILRNPSLNMKTQFMKRFEEGNLRFVKRKIKPMTSVSQDTYTHTELPFEADPLPIQMPTPVETTKVTIDRSKPSYTKYLDPGATTYNLSYVHMSPQDVQASIAVHDNITFWNWSQHAPAVVPVAREADEIMCDETAAKDCTKRRLEYQCQIARVPHTGLITEVQANYLDPKLNKEYIEYDTTDVKPLLVHEAVTPFATLSEYDVYGSGQPVIKYV